The window TTATTAAAGGTGGCATCAAGCCAATCAACATTTGGGTACAGTAACGGATCGGTGTTGTTAGCCGTTTTGTCAATATAATCCTGTGTATATTTAGGAGCCTGCCCACGGGTGGTTAAAGCTTCATTTACCAGGTTCATGTAGGTTACGCCATCGGCCAGTTTGGGGCGGCGTGTAAATGTGGTTACACCTTCGTTATAGTCCAAATAAATCTGGGCCTTGCCAACTTTGCCGCGCTTGGTTTGTACCAGCACTACGCCATTAGCGCCGCGCACGCCGTATACAGCAGTACTCGATGCATCTTTTAATATCGTAAACGACGAAATATCCTGCGGGTCGATGTTGTTAATGCTACGTTCCACACCATCAACCAATACCAGTGGATTTGATGAGCCACCCCCAAAAGTAGCTATACCGCGAATCCAGATATCGGCAACATCCTTGCCTGGTTCGCCCGAGCGTTGTACGCCAACAACGCCCGAAATCCTGCCGGCCAGGGCCGAGGTGATGTTTGATGTTGGCAGTTTTAATTCTTCGATATTTACGGTTGATTGCGCGCCAATAAGGCTTACCTTTTTTTGCACGCCATAGCCTACTACAGCAACTTCGTTGAGGATATTGCCTGCCTCTTTCATTTTAACGTTGATGGTAGTTTGTACGCCAACGGCGATTTCGGTGTTTTCGAAGCCCACGAAGGTGAAAATTAATACCGAAGCAGAAGAGGGGACAGATATGGTATACTTTCCATTAACATCTGTTGATGTTGCCGAGTAGGTGCCTTTTATGGTAACCGTAACACCGGGCAATGCCACGCCCTTATCATCGGTAACCAACCCGGTTACTAAAATTGCCTGGCTTTCTTTTACAGTTTCTTCCTGGGTTTTTCTTTTAACTACAATGGTATTGCCATCAATAACATAGGTTAAACGTTTACCGGCAAGGCAAACAGAAAGTGCATCCTGAATGGAAGCGTTGCGCAGGTTTACGCTTACAGATGGCGATTGCTGAATGATTTCTGCATCGCACAGGATGTTAAACTTTGTTTGCTTTTGTATTTCGCGAAACACTTCCTCGAGCGAAACATTTTTTTGCGACAGGCTTATCCGCTGGCCATAGCTTTTTGCGCTAACCTGCAATAAAAATCCTATCATTATAACTAAAGTTAGCTTCATTATTAGCAATATCTTAGTATAGATGCCGCCTGGTTTACGGCATAAATAATGAGGAAAAAAATTCATAATTTTGAATAGTTTGGGTTTATAACTGAATATGGTTTGTCAAGATTTATATAAGGGTAACCCGGGCTATTGCCAACAGGCATTTAATTGTCCAGGAGTGTTGCAACCACTTCTGGATTTTTTTTGCACTGTAATAAAATAGCGGGTTTCAGTCCCCGGCAGGCGTGTATAGCTATTTCATCACCGTTATCCTCCTTCCGTCAATTGTAAAGTGAGCAACCCCGGTTAATTCAACCACTTTTAGCACTTCAGATACGTTATCAAATTTTGATACTGTACCCCATATTGCTTTTTTTGGCGCGTTGTCCTGGTAAACAATATCAACATTGTACCACCTGGACACTTTTCTTAAAATACTCTGGATATCCTCGCTGGCAAACATAAAATTGCCGTTTTTCCATGCTACGGCTTCATCAACATCCGCTTTGATTACACGAAAACTACCGGCCTGTTTATTAAAGCTTCCTTGCTGGCCGGGTTGCAGCATTACCTGCCCGCCATTACTGGTTAGCTTAACCGAGCCCTCCAACAGCGTGGTTTTCAGCGCGTCTTCATCGTCATAGGCATTCACGTTAAAATGGGTGCCTAATACTTCAACCTGCACTTTGTTGGCCATCACCTTAAACGGCATCGCTTTATTTTTGGCAACTTCAAAGTAGGCTTCGCCGGTTAACTCCACGTCGCGTTCGGTACCTGTAAATACTGTCGGGAATTTTAATGACGATGCAGCGTTTAACCAAACTGCTGTTCCGTCGGGAAGGATAACCTGGTATTCGCCACCCCTTGGGGTGGATACCGTGTTGTACTGAACAGGGGCATTACCGGCATTTGGTGCTTTGTATGAAAGCAAACCGTTGTTTATTTTATTGATGGTAGTTTGGCCTTGTTTGGTTATTAAGCCGTTTTTGGCCTGGTTCAGAATAATTGTCTGGCCGTTGGCCAGCGTGAGTACGGCCTTGTTGCTGCCCGGTGCTATATCATTTTTAAACCTTTCCTTGCGCGAAGCCAATTGGTAGTTATGCGGTTTGGGTTTATATAAAAACAAACCCGCTGTAAGCAAAATAATAGCCGCCGCCGCAACCGAAATCCACTTTTTAAACGGATATGATTTGGGTTGTTGTTCGCTGCTGATATTGGCCTCCAGCTTTTGCCACACATTATTGCTGATTACCGGATTGATAGACCGGGGTTCATTTATTTCTTTATTGAAACTGGTTTGCAAATTTTTAAGCAATAAGCGGCCTGCCTCATCTTTTTTGAGGTGATTGAACAGTTCTTCTGCTTCGGCAGGAGTACATTCATTCAACAAATACTTATTCAGCAGGAGCTGGTAATTCTTTTTAGGAGTCATAATCGTTTGTATATATCCTAAAGGCTGATGGTCGGGGGGGTAGCGGCGAAAATATTTTTTTAGCAATTCTAAGCTTAGGGTGCAACCTTTTGCTAAAAGCGTACGTCACATAACAAAGCGCTTATGTATTGTTGAATAATTTAATATAAAATACGACGTTTATAAAGGTATTTATACAACTACATGTTACCTACACCGAAAAATAACCAATAGCGCCGAATTATATGGAAGATCATATTTGGATGCTTGTTACCAAAAGAATGGCAAATGAAGCCACCGGGGAAGAGTTAGATAAATTAGACAATTTGCTTAAACAAAACCCAATTGCCCATAATTCGTTGAAACTGCTTTTTGATTGGTGGGACACTAATGATGAGTCGGCCGAAGACAATACCCATTTACAGTTTAAAAAGATATTGGAACGGATAGATTATAAAAAGTAAAAACGAGGCACAATTACCCATTGCTACTTTTTCATCAGTTCGATAATTAACAAACTGAATACGATATCGGCGTTTTGCCTGAAATATTTTTTAATACTTTTCATGGCGGCCATCATATGTTCTTTAACGGTATGTTTACTAATACCCAATATCTGGGCGGCTTCGTCGTACGTTTTACCCTCCTGGCGACAAAGATTAAATACTTTTTTGCATTGAGGCGGCAACTGCTCAACTGCGCTGCCAAGTAGTCCTGCGTATTCGTTCCATTGCAAGTCTGCTTCGCTTTCAATGGCTTGTTCTTCAATAATGCTTATTACTTTGGCTCTTAACTCTGTTTCTACAGCAATTTTTTTAATTAACTTAAACACCTGGTTCCGGGTTATTTTGTATAGGTAACCAACTATTCCAAATTCGGGTTTTAGCTGTTCCCGAATTTCCCACAATTTCAGGAACACATCATGGATTACGTCTTCGGCCAGTTCGGGCATTTTCAAAAACCTTAAGGCGTAATAATACAACTGGCTATGGTACTTGTCATAAATTTGCTTATATGCGTCTACATCGCCGCCCATAAGGCGCTCGCAAAGCACAATGTCATTAACAGTCATTTAAATAGGCAATTGGATGATGGTAATACAATTATCGGTCAAAAAAACTGGTTTACCCAAAAAACTTTGCCGAAAGGGTGATAAACAGAGGTTGTTTAGTACGTTAATAAACGTTTGGGCATTGGGTTACAACATAATAATCAGCCAAACCGATAAGCTGGTGCCATTTTTTAAATCGATTTGATGAAAAGCAACAAAGCCTCCGGATTTATACAGGATTATTGGTTGGTAATTGGCAAAAGGTAAATCTTTTAAGGCATGGATGCAATTAAAATGGGTAAACTTAACATTTGATGGATAATACTTTTAAACTATATCCGTTTACCTGTTTTGTGAAATACAAAATATTACCTAACCATCTTTATTATGAATTGCAAAATCCTCCGTGGCTTAATTATTAGCAGTATTATCCATTATAATATGCTGATTGTCCATTTTTAGGAGGCATTATGGCTCATATTTTTGGTTGAGCCGTTAACTGACCTCGTTTTTTAAATATCCATAGAGGATAGTAAATATACTTTTATCAATACATTGCCTGCTTTTATGAAGTAAACTCCTGTCGTTATAAAAAATCTGCCACAAGCCTTCAATCTACCTTATTACACCTTATATATCCATGCGCTATCTTATTATCCTGTTATTCCTTTTTACCGGTATATCCATTTCTTTTGCCCAAAAACATGTAACTATTAAGGGCCATGTTGTTGATTCATTAAACAAAAAGCCCCTTGAATTAAGTACTGTGGCCGCGGTTGATCTAAAAGATACATCGCTGATAGCCTATACGCTAAGTAAAAAAACAGGCGAGTTTGAACTAAGCAACCTCCCGTTGGGAAAGAAAATCAAGCTGGTAATATCATACACCGGGCACAAAAGCTTTATCAAGGCTTTAACTTTTCAAAAAAACGAGGTGGTTGATCTTGGCGAAATTGCGTTGAGTAATAAAATGCTGGATGAGGTAGTGATCAGGGCCGAGCGGGTGCCCATCACTATTAAAAAAGATACCATTGAGTTTAGCGCCGAGGCTTTTAAAACCCGGCCCAACGCGGTAGTAGAGGAGTTACTTAAAAAACTACCCGGCGTACAGGTTAATGGCGATGGCACTATAACCGTAAATGGCAAAAGCGTAAGTAAAGTATTGATAGATGGCAAGCAGTTTTTTGGCAGCGATATTAAAATAGCCACCAAAAACCTGGATGCCGCCATAGTAGGTTCGATACAGGTTTATGATGACAGGGAGAACGACCCCGACCACCTGATAAGCGATACCAAAGTACAAAAGGTGATTAACCTTAAACTGAAAAAAGCCATAAAGCGCAGTACGTTTGGTAAAGGTTTTGCCGGTGCTGGCACACGCGGCAGGTATGAAAGCGGCGGCTTGTTTAATATGTTTAGGGATACCTTGCAGGTAAGCCTCATCGGTTTAAGCAATAACCTTAACCGTACGGCTTTTTCAAATGATGAGTTGTATTCGCAGGGCGGGTTTGACAGGAGCGGTGGCAATAACCTTTATAATGGCACCGTGAATACCGGTGGTCAAAACTGGGGCGGTGGCATCGAAAAAATAACATCAGGCGGTTTCAATATCAATACCGATTATGGCAAAAAGCTAAAATTAAACCTGCTGTATTTTTACAGCCAAAAAAACAATACGTCGCAAAACCAGGCGCATGTGCAAAAGTTCCTGGGCGATACCACGCTTAGTACTACATCAACCAATGATAACCGGTCAAACAGCTATTCGCATTCCATAACCGGCCTGGTTGATTGGAACCCGGATACGCTTAATACCATCCACTATTCGCCTAAGCTTGTTTTTAAACGCGATAACTCGTCAAATTCCTCTTTTTCAGATAATTATAACAATTTTGAAGGTCATTTAAATACCAATGGCGGCAGTTCAAGCAACAACAGCCATGGCACAGATTTTCAGCAGGACTTTTATTATAACAAGCGACTGAAAGGAAAAAAGGGGGCATCTATAAATATAGGCCATAACCTGCAGTATAGCCCCAGCCAATCGCAAAGCCTGAGTAAAACAAACCTCAATTCATTTGTATCAAGCCTTAAATCGGATACCTTAAACCGGCAGGGCAATGGGAAAAACTCCAATTTCTCGGCGGGTTTAAATGGGAGTATCAGGTACCCGTTTACTAAAAAATTAATTGTCGATGTTACCACATCGGGCAATTATAGCCGGTCGCGCGAGGAAAACGCAGTTTTTGATTTTAATAAAACTACCCAGGTTTATGATATTTACCTGCTAAGCCAAAGTACCAACCTTAAACGTAATTTATTTACCGAGGATGTTAAGCCCGGCATTACCTACCAGTTTACCAAGGAGATATCTCTTATCGCGGGTTTATCATTTAACTGGCAGCAAGCCGAAAATAAATTTGCTGTCGTGACAAATTATCACAACTACCTGTTTTTTTTGCCGACCATAAGAATGGAGTTCGGCTCTTTTTCTGTTGGTTACAACCGCTCGGCCAGTTTGCCTTATTTATCTGCCTTGCAGCCACAGACTATTGTTTATAGCCCGTTATACAGCTTTACAGGCAATCCCAATTTAAAGCCAACCATCAACGATAATATCAATATCAACTTTAATAAATACTTCCAGGCATCGCAGGTTAATATTTATAGTTACGCCAGTTTCAGTACAGAGCAGGATGCTATTGTACAAACACAAATAAGCGTAGCCAACGGAGCCCAGGCCACCAATTTTGTAAATCGCGATGGGCAGTTTAGCGTAAATGGATCAATAGGGATGTATAAACAGTTTAAAAAGATGGGTAAATGGACGCTGAACACAAATACCTCCGTTTATGGGTTTTACCGGCGAAATATTAACATCATCAATGGGGTAGACGGATGGCAAAAGTATTTTTCGCTCGGCTTTAACCAAAATTTCAATATAAACTGGAACGATAAGATAGAGCTTAATGCCGGCGGCGGCTATCGCCCCGTATATACCTCTTATAATTATGGCGATCATAAAAAAGTGTTTACCGATAACTACAGCATGCAAAACAACGTGGTGGTGCGCTGGCCAAAGCGGATAGTGTGGGAAACCAAACAGGAATTTAACTATAACTCGCAGGTAAGCAATGGCTTTCAAAAAAGTGTTAACGTAATAAGCAGCTCGGTAGCCCTTCAGTTCCTGAAAAAAGACAGGGGCGAGATAAAAGTGACCGTTTATGATTTGTTTAACCAAAACACCAGTGTGTACCGTTTTACCGGTAATAACACCATTTACGATGTACAGAATAATACGCTGAAGCGCTATTTTTTGATGACGTTAACTTACAAGTTCAATACTTTGAGTACAAAATAGTCACGCAGGGCGAGCGCATCAAAATAACTAACGTAATGAGCTTATAGCGTCGGGAAGATATCATCATCAAACGACTTGTTGATGCTGGTTAAATGCCCCTGCTACCGAAGGGGCTTTATTGGCAAACAACAAACACAAATATTAGGATGCCCTAAATTGAGCTCAATTCAATGTTAACCATGTTTAAATTCAATGTATTGATTATTAAGTATTTATAAATATTTTATTTGAAATGTGTTAAGTTATGTTAACCCAACCAGGTGCGCTTGACCTATCTGTATCCCGCTTATTTTTCCGAAACGCGCCAAATTTTTCATAATCAAATAGGGGTAAAACTTAATACTGTTGTATAAAGGTTATGAAAGTATTAGTTACCGGCGCCACCGGCTTTATTGGCCGTCAGCTTACATTAGCGCTTGCTCAAAAAGATTTTGAGGTGAAAGCCTTGTGCCGCAATACGGCGCATCCCTACCTGCTCAAACATAAAAATATTGAGCCGGTTAAAGGGGATATACTTGATGCTGCCGGTTTGCTTAATGCCCTGCAGGGTTGTAGCCAGGTTTATCATACTGCCGCCCTGGCCAAAATGTGGAGCCGCAATCCCGATGATTTTCATACAACCAATGTTACGGGCACACGTAATGTGCTGGAAGCGGCCGCTGCCACAGGGATTCAGAAAATAGTTTATACATCCACCTGCGGTGTATGGGGCCCAACGCTAAAATACCCGCTTAGCGAAAACGAACCCCGGATAGTAGGGTTTCCGATAGCCTACGAGCGCACCAAATACCTGGCCGAGCTGGAGGTGCAGCAGTTTGTAAAGCAGGGTTTGGATGTGGTTACTGTAAATCCCTCCCGCGTGTTTGGCGAAGGGCCGGTAACCGATAGTAATACCGTTGGTAAAATGGTTTGCGGCTATTTAAAAGGTAATTGGCGCATTATACCGGGCAATGGACAGCAGGTGGCTAATTATGCTTTTTTAGATGATGTAGTGGCTGGCCACATGGCTGCGATGGAGAAAGGAATTGCCGGCAACCGTTATATTTTAGGTGGCGAGGATATTAGCTTCAACCAATTTTTTAGTACGCTCACGGCTGTATCGGGCAAATACCGGAGCATGCTCAATATTCCGCAGCGGGCTATTAAAGCTTATAGCAGGGTTGAGTGGCTGAAAACCAGGCTTACTGGCTTACCACCGGTTTTTTTGCCCGAGTTTGCCGACCGGTTAAAATTCGATCAAAAATATAGTAGCCAAAAAGCTGTTGACCAGCTGGGCTACCAAATAACCCCTTTTTATGAAGGGATGCAACGCACCGTTAACTATTTAAAGGTAAACTAAACCATGACGCAATTAACCGCCATAATTACCGGCGCCAGCGAAGGCCTGGGCAAATCATTTGCCATTGAACTGGCCCAACGTAATATCAATTTATTGCTGGTAGCGCTGCCCGGCTCGGGCCTTTGCGATTTGGCTGCCTACATCCGTAAAAATTTTGATGTGCACGCCGATCACCTGGAAATGGATTTGACCAACGTAGAAAATTACCCGAAAATATTTAGCTACTTGCAGGACAGAGGCATTGCCGCCAACCTGCTCATTAACAATGCGGGGCTGGGCAATTGGTCGTGGTTTGAAGAAAAGGAGATATCTTTTTATAAAATGCAGATTGAGCTTAATGTAATAACTCCGGTATTGCTTACCCGTTTGTTTTTAAAGCAGGCCGATGATAACGTAACATCATACATTTTAAATGTGGGCAGCCTTGGCGGTTTGTTTGTAGTGCCCAAAAAGCAGGTTTACGGCGCTA is drawn from Mucilaginibacter ginsenosidivorax and contains these coding sequences:
- a CDS encoding FecR family protein, with the translated sequence MTPKKNYQLLLNKYLLNECTPAEAEELFNHLKKDEAGRLLLKNLQTSFNKEINEPRSINPVISNNVWQKLEANISSEQQPKSYPFKKWISVAAAAIILLTAGLFLYKPKPHNYQLASRKERFKNDIAPGSNKAVLTLANGQTIILNQAKNGLITKQGQTTINKINNGLLSYKAPNAGNAPVQYNTVSTPRGGEYQVILPDGTAVWLNAASSLKFPTVFTGTERDVELTGEAYFEVAKNKAMPFKVMANKVQVEVLGTHFNVNAYDDEDALKTTLLEGSVKLTSNGGQVMLQPGQQGSFNKQAGSFRVIKADVDEAVAWKNGNFMFASEDIQSILRKVSRWYNVDIVYQDNAPKKAIWGTVSKFDNVSEVLKVVELTGVAHFTIDGRRITVMK
- a CDS encoding SDR family NAD(P)-dependent oxidoreductase; this encodes MTQLTAIITGASEGLGKSFAIELAQRNINLLLVALPGSGLCDLAAYIRKNFDVHADHLEMDLTNVENYPKIFSYLQDRGIAANLLINNAGLGNWSWFEEKEISFYKMQIELNVITPVLLTRLFLKQADDNVTSYILNVGSLGGLFVVPKKQVYGATKSFIRYFTKCLQLELSGSNVSISLLSPGGINTKPELLVLNNKLTGVSRATILEAEDVARIAIDGLLKGKKEIIPGIINKMMFILDSILPGFLKQAIIQSRLKVILKNQ
- a CDS encoding outer membrane beta-barrel protein, translated to MRYLIILLFLFTGISISFAQKHVTIKGHVVDSLNKKPLELSTVAAVDLKDTSLIAYTLSKKTGEFELSNLPLGKKIKLVISYTGHKSFIKALTFQKNEVVDLGEIALSNKMLDEVVIRAERVPITIKKDTIEFSAEAFKTRPNAVVEELLKKLPGVQVNGDGTITVNGKSVSKVLIDGKQFFGSDIKIATKNLDAAIVGSIQVYDDRENDPDHLISDTKVQKVINLKLKKAIKRSTFGKGFAGAGTRGRYESGGLFNMFRDTLQVSLIGLSNNLNRTAFSNDELYSQGGFDRSGGNNLYNGTVNTGGQNWGGGIEKITSGGFNINTDYGKKLKLNLLYFYSQKNNTSQNQAHVQKFLGDTTLSTTSTNDNRSNSYSHSITGLVDWNPDTLNTIHYSPKLVFKRDNSSNSSFSDNYNNFEGHLNTNGGSSSNNSHGTDFQQDFYYNKRLKGKKGASINIGHNLQYSPSQSQSLSKTNLNSFVSSLKSDTLNRQGNGKNSNFSAGLNGSIRYPFTKKLIVDVTTSGNYSRSREENAVFDFNKTTQVYDIYLLSQSTNLKRNLFTEDVKPGITYQFTKEISLIAGLSFNWQQAENKFAVVTNYHNYLFFLPTIRMEFGSFSVGYNRSASLPYLSALQPQTIVYSPLYSFTGNPNLKPTINDNININFNKYFQASQVNIYSYASFSTEQDAIVQTQISVANGAQATNFVNRDGQFSVNGSIGMYKQFKKMGKWTLNTNTSVYGFYRRNINIINGVDGWQKYFSLGFNQNFNINWNDKIELNAGGGYRPVYTSYNYGDHKKVFTDNYSMQNNVVVRWPKRIVWETKQEFNYNSQVSNGFQKSVNVISSSVALQFLKKDRGEIKVTVYDLFNQNTSVYRFTGNNTIYDVQNNTLKRYFLMTLTYKFNTLSTK
- a CDS encoding RNA polymerase sigma factor, which translates into the protein MTVNDIVLCERLMGGDVDAYKQIYDKYHSQLYYYALRFLKMPELAEDVIHDVFLKLWEIREQLKPEFGIVGYLYKITRNQVFKLIKKIAVETELRAKVISIIEEQAIESEADLQWNEYAGLLGSAVEQLPPQCKKVFNLCRQEGKTYDEAAQILGISKHTVKEHMMAAMKSIKKYFRQNADIVFSLLIIELMKK
- a CDS encoding NAD-dependent epimerase/dehydratase family protein; this encodes MKVLVTGATGFIGRQLTLALAQKDFEVKALCRNTAHPYLLKHKNIEPVKGDILDAAGLLNALQGCSQVYHTAALAKMWSRNPDDFHTTNVTGTRNVLEAAAATGIQKIVYTSTCGVWGPTLKYPLSENEPRIVGFPIAYERTKYLAELEVQQFVKQGLDVVTVNPSRVFGEGPVTDSNTVGKMVCGYLKGNWRIIPGNGQQVANYAFLDDVVAGHMAAMEKGIAGNRYILGGEDISFNQFFSTLTAVSGKYRSMLNIPQRAIKAYSRVEWLKTRLTGLPPVFLPEFADRLKFDQKYSSQKAVDQLGYQITPFYEGMQRTVNYLKVN